From Dehalococcoidales bacterium, one genomic window encodes:
- the prfB gene encoding peptide chain release factor 2 (programmed frameshift), which translates to MSELADKLAELKERVAQAGVRLDSDNKRKQIVLLEKASVEANFWQDTQNARKVMQRLATAREDVARIDGLVKQLQDIEELLSFEADIHSSLEEELICELEAVEEQVLKLEFELSFSGVYDRHSAVLYLHAGAGGTESQDWAEMLMRMYLRWAEKKGYKAGVLDISPGDEAGIKSATLEINGSLAYGYLKAEHGVHRLVRLSPFDFDHGRHTSFALVEVLPEAEEGDIDITLNPDDLRIDTFRSSGPGGQNMQKVSSAVRVTHLPTGIVVSCQSERSQHVNKETAFRILKARLLKLEIARRQEEIERIKGETISAAWGNQIRSYILHPYKMVKDHRIDFQVNNPEAVLEGDLDELITAYLRSGYESEV; encoded by the exons GTGTCAGAATTAGCTGATAAACTCGCTGAACTTAAAGAACGTGTTGCGCAAGCAGGGGTGCGGCTT GACTCGGATAACAAGAGAAAACAGATAGTCCTTCTTGAAAAGGCTTCCGTTGAAGCCAATTTTTGGCAAGATACGCAAAACGCCAGAAAAGTCATGCAGCGACTGGCTACCGCAAGAGAAGATGTGGCCAGGATAGACGGGTTGGTAAAACAGCTTCAGGACATCGAAGAATTGCTGTCTTTTGAAGCCGATATCCATTCTTCTTTGGAAGAAGAGTTGATTTGCGAGCTTGAAGCGGTTGAAGAACAAGTATTAAAGTTGGAATTTGAACTTTCTTTTTCTGGTGTTTACGACCGGCATTCAGCAGTTCTTTACCTGCATGCAGGAGCAGGTGGCACTGAATCACAAGATTGGGCCGAGATGCTGATGCGTATGTATCTGCGCTGGGCAGAGAAAAAAGGGTACAAAGCGGGAGTGCTGGATATATCACCAGGAGATGAAGCCGGGATAAAAAGCGCTACTCTTGAAATCAATGGCAGTCTGGCTTATGGTTATCTGAAGGCGGAGCATGGAGTACATCGTCTGGTGCGCCTCTCCCCCTTTGATTTTGACCATGGTCGACATACGTCTTTTGCCCTGGTTGAAGTGCTCCCCGAAGCTGAAGAGGGTGATATCGATATCACTCTGAACCCCGATGATCTAAGGATCGACACATTTCGTTCTTCCGGTCCGGGTGGGCAGAATATGCAAAAAGTCAGTTCGGCGGTGCGGGTTACCCATCTTCCTACGGGTATTGTGGTTTCCTGCCAGAGCGAGCGTTCTCAACATGTAAACAAAGAAACAGCTTTTCGAATTTTAAAAGCACGCCTGCTAAAGCTGGAAATCGCACGCCGTCAGGAGGAGATCGAACGCATTAAAGGTGAGACAATATCGGCTGCCTGGGGTAACCAGATCAGGAGCTATATCCTGCATCCTTATAAAATGGTCAAAGATCATCGCATAGATTTCCAGGTAAATAATCCCGAAGCAGTGTTAGAAGGAGACCTGGATGAATTGATTACCGCATATCTCAGGTCTGGCTATGAGAGTGAGGTTTAA
- a CDS encoding peptide ABC transporter substrate-binding protein has protein sequence MWIGNHGSSIYHTKQEAASMKTLPLLITAVMVLSSGLTAVSCDNGRKTTTADTLNLYGVDPYTLDPALSGDNTSHQYIIQMFSGLVRLDNDLQVSGDIADHWEVSDDGTTYTFYLRQDVLFHDGKQLTADDFKASWERACSPEIGSQTAPLYLGDILGARQVIDGEAEEISGVRVVDKYTLEIILEEPRSYFLYKLAYPTAFVVDTETAVGSSWWRSGVNGTGPFKLEEWKQGNRLELVRYDRYYGKVADLGRVVYHLWAGTVMDLYETGQIDVAEIGEDYVDKVTDEKNEFFDELVTIPVPSLTYIGFNVNEAPFDDPLIRKAFAMAIDMDRVVGLVYRGSGVVAGSVIPPGIPGYSQTIAGTGFDPDAAQDIISMSSYGSVDNLPAITLTTGGYGGFIPNELQAIVYQWEENMGIEVIVRQIEPNEYYYNLMAEKDELFYFGWVADYPHPQNFLEVLFGSSSVSNIGEYHNSHFDALIATAGEEQDSISSIELYQQAEAVLMEDAALIPISFGTEMILVKPYVHGYNPNPLGGVALNEVWLEGK, from the coding sequence ATGTGGATTGGTAACCATGGCAGCAGTATTTATCATACAAAACAAGAAGCAGCCAGTATGAAAACGCTTCCGCTTTTAATAACAGCTGTTATGGTGCTGTCCAGTGGGCTGACGGCTGTTTCCTGTGACAATGGCAGAAAAACAACCACGGCAGATACTCTCAACCTGTATGGAGTTGATCCATATACTCTTGACCCGGCTTTGAGTGGGGACAACACTTCGCATCAGTATATCATTCAGATGTTTTCCGGGCTGGTAAGGCTGGATAATGATCTTCAGGTATCAGGAGATATCGCAGATCACTGGGAAGTAAGTGATGATGGCACTACATATACCTTTTATCTGCGACAGGATGTGTTGTTTCACGATGGTAAACAATTAACAGCTGATGATTTTAAAGCTTCATGGGAGCGTGCCTGCAGCCCTGAAATCGGTTCTCAGACTGCACCACTGTATCTTGGTGATATTCTGGGTGCACGTCAGGTTATTGATGGTGAAGCTGAAGAAATTTCCGGAGTGCGGGTGGTTGATAAGTACACTCTCGAAATTATCCTTGAGGAACCGCGGAGTTATTTTCTCTACAAACTGGCTTACCCCACGGCTTTTGTAGTTGATACCGAAACAGCTGTCGGCAGTAGCTGGTGGCGATCCGGTGTTAACGGCACGGGGCCTTTCAAGCTTGAGGAGTGGAAACAGGGCAATCGGCTGGAACTGGTAAGATACGACCGGTATTATGGCAAGGTAGCCGATCTGGGGCGAGTGGTGTACCACTTATGGGCTGGTACCGTGATGGATCTTTATGAAACCGGGCAAATAGACGTAGCCGAGATTGGGGAAGACTACGTCGATAAAGTTACCGATGAAAAGAATGAGTTCTTTGACGAGCTTGTTACGATACCGGTACCCAGCCTGACATATATAGGCTTTAATGTTAACGAAGCTCCGTTTGACGATCCATTGATACGTAAGGCTTTTGCTATGGCAATAGATATGGACAGGGTAGTTGGATTGGTTTATCGTGGCTCTGGAGTGGTTGCCGGCAGTGTGATCCCCCCGGGTATTCCAGGGTACAGCCAGACAATTGCAGGGACAGGTTTTGATCCAGATGCGGCCCAAGACATTATTTCCATGTCAAGCTACGGCTCTGTAGATAACCTGCCTGCCATTACTCTCACAACAGGAGGTTACGGGGGCTTTATACCCAATGAGCTGCAGGCGATTGTATACCAGTGGGAAGAAAACATGGGAATTGAAGTTATTGTGAGGCAAATCGAGCCTAACGAGTATTATTACAACCTCATGGCAGAAAAAGATGAATTATTCTACTTCGGCTGGGTGGCTGATTACCCACACCCTCAAAACTTTCTTGAGGTGCTTTTCGGAAGTAGTTCTGTCTCTAACATTGGGGAATACCACAACAGCCATTTCGATGCTTTAATAGCTACTGCGGGGGAAGAGCAAGATTCGATATCCAGTATAGAACTATACCAGCAGGCCGAAGCTGTTCTCATGGAAGATGCCGCCTTGATACCTATTTCATTTGGAACCGAAATGATACTGGTAAAACCATATGTTCATGGGTATAATCCGAATCCTCTT
- a CDS encoding peptidase MA family metallohydrolase, producing the protein MRVRFKRSAVLIIALVMVLAALPSLPAHAQVKTGVVNSRAVVVYPNSIIFTIDLESQAQITDIRLNYRVERDSFVDVICEGVAGFTDDRLSARWVWDMSKTGNLPPGTVVEYWWKIAKENGGSLVTQVQQVVFTDHRYQWQEITQDNLSLFWYRGEKAFALELMQAAQAALSQLEADMDAHLVRPVNIYIYGSSAELQGAMLYVQEWAGGLAFTGYGVVAIGISPSNLDWGKQAMVHELAHIVTHQMTNNPYNSIPVWLNEGISMYAEGEMDEYSESYLRRAVLNGDLISVQSLASPFSANADTTYLSYAQSYSLVEYLIKEYGREKMAGLLDKFSQGADYDQAFLDTYGFDIDTLDDAWQAWVKERYDIYSLQTASLMPLYLGFVVCGLVTMAAVFIIQNKKQPV; encoded by the coding sequence ATGAGAGTGAGGTTTAAAAGATCAGCCGTACTCATCATCGCACTTGTGATGGTGCTGGCGGCGTTGCCGTCGCTGCCTGCCCATGCTCAGGTAAAAACGGGGGTAGTAAACAGCCGGGCGGTGGTCGTATATCCCAATTCCATTATTTTCACGATTGATCTGGAAAGCCAGGCTCAAATAACTGATATAAGGCTCAACTATCGCGTTGAGAGAGATAGTTTTGTTGATGTGATATGCGAAGGAGTAGCCGGTTTTACTGATGATAGGCTGTCTGCGAGATGGGTGTGGGATATGTCTAAAACGGGCAATCTTCCACCGGGTACAGTGGTGGAGTACTGGTGGAAGATTGCTAAAGAGAATGGAGGCTCTCTGGTTACTCAAGTGCAGCAGGTGGTCTTTACCGATCATAGATACCAGTGGCAGGAAATTACTCAAGATAACCTTTCTCTTTTTTGGTACAGGGGAGAAAAAGCGTTTGCTCTCGAGCTGATGCAAGCTGCCCAAGCTGCCTTAAGCCAGCTTGAAGCAGATATGGATGCCCATCTCGTTCGCCCGGTTAATATCTACATATATGGCAGCTCGGCCGAACTACAGGGGGCTATGTTGTACGTGCAAGAATGGGCAGGGGGTCTTGCTTTTACCGGGTACGGCGTAGTTGCTATTGGCATTTCGCCTTCAAACCTGGATTGGGGCAAACAGGCCATGGTTCATGAACTGGCACACATTGTCACCCATCAGATGACGAATAATCCCTATAATTCGATTCCAGTGTGGCTCAATGAGGGGATATCCATGTACGCTGAAGGGGAAATGGATGAATATTCCGAGTCTTATTTAAGAAGGGCTGTGTTGAATGGGGATTTAATATCTGTTCAGAGTTTGGCCAGTCCGTTTTCGGCTAACGCAGATACAACATATCTGTCATATGCCCAGAGTTATAGCCTGGTGGAATATTTAATCAAGGAATATGGCCGGGAAAAAATGGCCGGTCTGTTAGATAAATTTAGTCAGGGGGCAGATTATGACCAGGCATTTTTGGATACATATGGTTTTGATATTGATACACTTGATGATGCCTGGCAAGCCTGGGTAAAAGAGAGATACGATATTTATTCTTTACAGACTGCGAGTCTGATGCCCCTGTATCTGGGGTTTGTGGTATGTGGATTGGTAACCATGGCAGCAGTATTTATCATACAAAACAAGAAGCAGCCAGTATGA